In Microbacterium sp. ABRD28, the genomic stretch GGCGGTCGCGGAGCGGGCAGGGGTGGGAATGGGCACGCTGTACCGCCACTTCCCCACTCGTGCCGACCTGGTCGTGGCGCTCTACCAGCACCAGGTGGATGCCGCTGCCGCAGCCGGACCGGCACTGCTGCGCGAGAGCCCGACCCCGGCAGCGGCACTGCACGCCTGGGTGACGCTCTTCGTGGAGTTCCTCGTCACCAAACATGGCCTGGCCGACGCGCTGCAGGGCGACACGGAGCGCTTCGGCGCGCTCCACCAGTCCCTCACCGACCGGCTGGTGCCCGTCTGCGCCGATCTGCTGCACGCCGCCGCGCCGTACGCCCCCATCGAGGCGTACGCCTTCCTGCGGGGAATCGGCAACCTCTGCATCGGTGGCACGGCACCCGGGTACGACCCGGAGCGCCTCGCGCACCTTCTCGTCGACGGCGCATTGGCGTCATCCGGTTCGTGATTCTGGGCGAGTAACCCTCAGACCCCGTGCGGCCGCACCAGCCCGCCGGGGCGGAGGACCCGATCGGCGAAGCGTGCGCCGATGAGAGCGTGCGCCTCGGGGCCGGGGTGGAGATCGTCGGGGAGCGGCAGGTCTTCGGCATCTTCGGGGCCGTAGAGATCACGACCGTCGAGGTAGTGCAGGTGGGGGTCGTCGGCCCGCGCCGCGACCACCTGCTCGAGCGCCTCACGGATGACCTCGAGGGTCAACCGTCCGGCGGCGGTGTCTCCCGGCGTGCCCGTGGCGATGAAGCGGGTCTCGCCCGATGCCGCGGCGACGGGATCAATGCCTCCGGGACCGGGGGTGTTCTCATGGATGCCGCAGAAGATCGGCGACACCAGCAGCAGCGGGGTCTCGGGATGACCGTCTCGAATGGTGTCGAGGAAGCCGTGGACCGCCG encodes the following:
- a CDS encoding TetR/AcrR family transcriptional regulator, with product MGDGETRGRRRDARRNEEAILEAAAAVFVEAGIQAPVRAVAERAGVGMGTLYRHFPTRADLVVALYQHQVDAAAAAGPALLRESPTPAAALHAWVTLFVEFLVTKHGLADALQGDTERFGALHQSLTDRLVPVCADLLHAAAPYAPIEAYAFLRGIGNLCIGGTAPGYDPERLAHLLVDGALASSGS